A single region of the Streptomyces virginiae genome encodes:
- a CDS encoding DUF4241 domain-containing protein encodes MSETTYVTFEESWDAASRTGGRALSPVEARARDGAGLPYAVVYRVPGREVPLGVRMVAWQAGILDSWAYDEHGRRTAEAELRLRSDEGRLLIRRLFVRRFPDARTAEFDVHCPRTAVELSDGGTARISHQPEGMRGTSLEAEVAVAEEHLWTARPGFDDWPALPVEDTLPDWVAGELVPEAPGLRREPSRLLGTADFDEVFRPGTHIAGATVLGSVPCGRVRVPSGVLAVACPQSWDEAPRITVAVPPGTYPLEAAPVEVADRAHGPYEEVRAVRLQICDAPVATWEMALGPGDDTLRLRAGEAFGFGTDGAMGAFGDAGDWQDLRDLLERAHRPGSPEADRLAGSAAGIHLDGGDLGADLAIFYTDGDGVHPVWVGRSASGEVVCVDVRTAC; translated from the coding sequence ATGTCTGAGACGACGTACGTGACCTTTGAGGAGTCCTGGGACGCGGCATCCCGTACCGGTGGTCGCGCGCTGTCCCCCGTGGAGGCGCGCGCCCGGGATGGCGCCGGCCTTCCGTACGCGGTGGTCTACCGCGTACCCGGTCGCGAAGTCCCGCTCGGGGTGCGGATGGTGGCATGGCAGGCGGGCATCCTGGATTCCTGGGCCTACGACGAACACGGCCGCCGGACCGCCGAGGCCGAGCTACGGCTGCGATCCGACGAGGGGCGGCTGCTGATCCGGCGCCTGTTCGTACGACGGTTCCCGGACGCGCGGACGGCGGAGTTCGATGTGCACTGCCCCCGGACGGCGGTGGAGCTCTCGGACGGCGGTACCGCACGTATCTCGCACCAGCCCGAGGGGATGCGGGGCACCTCCCTGGAGGCCGAGGTGGCGGTGGCCGAGGAGCACCTGTGGACGGCCCGCCCCGGCTTCGACGACTGGCCGGCGCTCCCGGTCGAGGACACGTTGCCGGACTGGGTCGCCGGGGAGCTGGTCCCCGAGGCGCCCGGCCTGCGCCGCGAGCCCTCGCGGCTGCTCGGGACCGCCGACTTCGACGAGGTCTTCCGGCCCGGAACCCACATCGCCGGGGCGACGGTCCTCGGATCGGTCCCGTGCGGCAGGGTGCGCGTGCCGAGTGGGGTACTGGCGGTGGCTTGCCCGCAGAGCTGGGACGAGGCGCCGAGAATCACGGTGGCCGTGCCGCCGGGTACGTACCCGCTGGAGGCGGCTCCGGTCGAGGTCGCGGACCGGGCCCACGGGCCCTACGAGGAGGTCAGGGCCGTCCGGCTGCAGATCTGTGACGCCCCCGTGGCGACCTGGGAGATGGCGCTCGGGCCGGGTGACGACACGCTCCGGCTCCGTGCCGGAGAAGCCTTCGGCTTCGGCACGGACGGGGCGATGGGCGCCTTCGGCGACGCCGGGGACTGGCAGGACCTGCGGGACCTGCTGGAGCGGGCCCACCGACCGGGCTCCCCGGAGGCCGACCGGCTCGCCGGCTCCGCGGCCGGCATACACCTCGACGGCGGCGACCTGGGCGCTGACCTGGCGATCTTCTACACGGACGGCGACGGCGTCCACCCGGTCTGGGTGGGCCGGTCCGCCTCCGGAGAGGTGGTCTGCGTCGACGTCCGGACAGCGTGCTAG